One part of the Streptomyces lydicus genome encodes these proteins:
- a CDS encoding nitroreductase family deazaflavin-dependent oxidoreductase — MSPAGERLLQKVSSTRLFARVAPHCIPALDRAVHRLTRGKVLLSTRMLPGVILTATGARSGRPRRTPLACLPQEDGGWLLVGSNFGRPGHPAWTGNLLKNPEAEVSWRGEDIAVRARLLTGEERVRAWRAALEVWPPYATYQARVEREIRLFRLERR, encoded by the coding sequence GTGAGCCCCGCAGGAGAGCGGCTGCTGCAGAAGGTCTCCTCGACCCGCCTCTTCGCCCGGGTCGCACCGCACTGCATTCCCGCGCTGGACCGGGCCGTGCACCGGCTGACCCGCGGAAAGGTGCTGCTCAGCACCCGGATGCTGCCCGGGGTGATCCTCACCGCGACCGGCGCGCGGAGCGGCCGTCCGCGGCGCACGCCGCTGGCCTGCCTGCCGCAGGAGGACGGCGGCTGGCTGCTGGTCGGCAGCAATTTCGGGCGGCCGGGGCACCCCGCCTGGACCGGCAACCTCCTCAAGAACCCGGAGGCGGAGGTCAGTTGGCGGGGAGAGGACATCGCCGTACGGGCGCGGCTGCTGACCGGGGAGGAGCGCGTTCGGGCGTGGCGGGCGGCGCTGGAGGTCTGGCCCCCGTACGCCACGTATCAGGCGCGGGTGGAGCGGGAGATCCGGCTGTTCCGCCTGGAGAGGCGCTGA
- a CDS encoding TetR family transcriptional regulator, whose protein sequence is MTGQVRTVDGRVAGRRGQATRQKLLDCLSEMLSSSPYRDVKVIDVARKAGTSPATFYQYFPDVEGAVLEIAEEMAKEGTTLTDLVAGRSWVGKSGWQTAEELVEGFLSFWRKHDAILRVIDLGAAEGDKRFYKIRMKILNAVTNSLTESIQELQSKGKVDKDVSPAAVAGSLVAMLAAVAAHQKGFQSWGVKQAELKPNLALLVHLGATGRKPTR, encoded by the coding sequence ATGACAGGACAAGTTCGAACCGTCGACGGCAGAGTTGCCGGCCGCCGCGGACAGGCGACGCGGCAGAAGCTTCTCGACTGCCTCAGTGAAATGCTCAGTTCGTCCCCCTATCGGGACGTCAAGGTCATCGATGTGGCCCGAAAAGCGGGGACTTCACCCGCAACGTTCTACCAGTACTTCCCGGACGTCGAGGGCGCCGTCCTCGAAATCGCCGAGGAGATGGCGAAAGAAGGCACCACTCTGACCGATCTTGTCGCCGGACGCTCCTGGGTGGGCAAGTCCGGCTGGCAGACGGCGGAGGAGCTGGTCGAAGGCTTCCTCTCCTTCTGGCGCAAGCACGACGCGATTCTGCGCGTCATCGACCTGGGCGCCGCCGAGGGCGACAAGCGGTTCTACAAGATCCGCATGAAGATCCTCAACGCCGTCACCAACTCGCTCACGGAGTCCATCCAGGAACTCCAGAGCAAGGGCAAGGTCGACAAGGACGTGAGTCCCGCAGCCGTCGCCGGCTCGCTCGTCGCGATGCTGGCAGCGGTCGCCGCACACCAGAAGGGCTTCCAGAGCTGGGGCGTCAAGCAGGCCGAGCTGAAGCCGAACCTGGCGCTGCTGGTGCACCTCGGCGCCACCGGCCGCAAGCCCACGAGGTGA
- a CDS encoding PQQ-binding-like beta-propeller repeat protein gives MVEQLKALTQHDPRRIGPFEVLGRLGAGGMGLVYLARSASGRRVAIKTVRTELAEDQLFRVRFTREVEAARAVSGFYTAAVVDADPRAAVPWLATAYVPAPSLEEIVNECGPLPAQAVRWLAAGIAEALQSIHGAGLVHRDLKPSNVLVVEDGPRVIDFGIASGVSNTRLTMTNVAVGTPAYMSPEQARDSRSVTGASDVFSLGSTLVFAATGHAPFHGANPVETVFMLLREGPDLAGLPDELRPLMESCMQMEAGHRPSPADLQSQLAPHLFGSGSDDSGTASAWLPPGAVGLIESRRGGRTAVPRDGAQRAAAGRGPARQPAPPAVPPRPAPQPVQAPPRPENAPAGDGSGWPGRIGPGAHRGDPRGGNPGPMPQPASLGPDAGAPRATPVSAAPPAVAPDRAAVLSAPSADGAAGPVHLGGSAAPIGPGPRADVREPQPHGQAAATNWVRPPAGAPTAGVPQQGAAAALPEGAPAPPAAPPETPPAEPGRWRPWRFRMSNDVWGTPVVADDLLYVTSFEVHALDVGSGRRKFKTRDVAWAMAVADGRIHASDGPSLYALDAEDGTERWRLSTDGWVYALRADRGTVVTSTRGGGVQAWEAATGELLWETVGAQTDFETAEAGPVVHEGTVFVWAEARLKALEARTGAERWSYPVGDAAACGGVPMRLLPASDGVVYVVAGTRVLAIDIARGDVRWHFEAPAVFLSPPAFAPGPAVTGGGLYLADYLGTVYALDTADGRDRWRIATEARQSTEPVLVAHGAVHLGSGKALYTLDAVTGTPRWRFQAGAEVVGAPVVAEGRVHFGSADHCLYTLDAMGGQLRWKLATGGEITGSPVAVGGVVYACSKDRCVYALDAAKGTGQARRA, from the coding sequence GTGGTGGAGCAGCTGAAGGCGCTGACGCAGCACGATCCCCGGCGGATCGGGCCGTTCGAGGTGCTCGGCCGTCTCGGGGCCGGCGGCATGGGACTGGTCTATCTGGCGCGCTCGGCGTCCGGCCGGCGCGTGGCGATCAAGACGGTACGTACCGAGCTCGCCGAGGACCAGCTGTTCCGGGTCCGCTTCACGCGCGAGGTCGAGGCGGCCCGCGCGGTCAGCGGCTTCTACACCGCCGCGGTGGTCGACGCCGACCCGCGCGCCGCGGTGCCGTGGCTCGCGACCGCCTACGTCCCCGCGCCCTCCCTGGAAGAAATAGTCAATGAGTGCGGGCCGCTGCCGGCCCAGGCGGTGCGCTGGCTGGCCGCCGGGATCGCCGAGGCGCTGCAGTCCATCCACGGCGCCGGGCTGGTCCACCGCGACCTCAAGCCGTCGAACGTCCTGGTCGTCGAGGACGGCCCCCGGGTGATCGACTTCGGTATCGCCTCCGGGGTGTCCAACACCCGCCTGACGATGACCAATGTGGCCGTCGGCACGCCCGCCTACATGTCACCCGAGCAGGCACGGGACTCGCGCAGCGTCACGGGCGCGAGCGACGTCTTCTCGCTCGGCTCGACCCTGGTCTTCGCCGCCACCGGGCACGCGCCCTTCCACGGCGCCAACCCGGTCGAGACGGTCTTCATGCTGCTGCGCGAGGGCCCCGACCTGGCCGGGCTGCCCGACGAGCTGCGCCCGCTGATGGAGTCCTGCATGCAGATGGAGGCCGGCCACCGGCCGTCCCCCGCCGATCTGCAGTCCCAGCTCGCCCCGCACCTCTTCGGCTCCGGCAGCGACGACAGCGGTACCGCCTCGGCCTGGCTGCCGCCCGGCGCGGTGGGCCTCATCGAGAGCCGCCGCGGCGGCCGTACCGCGGTGCCCCGGGACGGCGCCCAGCGGGCCGCCGCCGGGCGCGGCCCCGCCCGCCAGCCCGCCCCGCCCGCCGTCCCGCCGCGGCCCGCGCCCCAGCCCGTCCAGGCCCCGCCGCGCCCCGAGAACGCCCCGGCCGGCGACGGGTCCGGCTGGCCCGGCCGGATCGGCCCCGGCGCCCACCGCGGTGACCCGCGCGGCGGCAACCCCGGTCCGATGCCGCAGCCCGCGTCGCTCGGCCCGGACGCCGGGGCACCCCGGGCGACGCCGGTCTCCGCGGCCCCGCCCGCCGTCGCGCCGGACCGGGCCGCCGTGCTGTCCGCACCGTCCGCGGACGGCGCCGCCGGCCCCGTCCACCTCGGCGGCTCGGCCGCCCCGATAGGGCCCGGGCCGCGCGCCGACGTCCGCGAACCGCAGCCGCACGGGCAGGCCGCCGCCACGAACTGGGTGCGGCCGCCCGCCGGTGCGCCCACGGCCGGTGTGCCGCAGCAGGGCGCGGCCGCCGCGCTGCCCGAGGGCGCCCCCGCGCCGCCGGCCGCACCGCCCGAGACGCCGCCGGCCGAGCCGGGCCGTTGGCGCCCCTGGCGCTTCCGGATGTCCAACGACGTCTGGGGCACCCCGGTCGTCGCCGACGATCTGCTCTACGTCACCTCCTTCGAGGTGCACGCGCTCGATGTGGGCAGTGGACGGCGCAAGTTCAAGACCCGCGACGTCGCCTGGGCGATGGCGGTCGCCGACGGCCGGATCCACGCCTCGGACGGCCCGAGCCTGTACGCGCTGGACGCCGAGGACGGCACCGAGCGCTGGCGGCTGAGCACCGACGGCTGGGTCTACGCCCTGAGGGCCGACCGCGGCACGGTCGTCACCAGTACGCGCGGCGGCGGTGTCCAGGCGTGGGAGGCCGCCACCGGCGAGCTGCTGTGGGAGACCGTCGGCGCGCAGACCGACTTCGAGACCGCCGAGGCCGGGCCCGTGGTGCACGAGGGCACGGTGTTCGTGTGGGCCGAGGCGCGGCTGAAGGCGCTGGAGGCGCGGACCGGCGCCGAGCGCTGGTCGTACCCGGTCGGTGACGCGGCGGCCTGCGGCGGGGTGCCGATGCGGCTGCTGCCCGCGTCGGACGGCGTGGTCTACGTGGTGGCCGGCACCCGGGTGCTGGCGATCGACATCGCGCGCGGCGACGTGCGCTGGCACTTCGAGGCGCCCGCGGTCTTCCTGAGTCCGCCGGCCTTCGCGCCCGGCCCCGCGGTCACCGGAGGCGGCCTCTACCTGGCCGACTACCTGGGCACGGTCTACGCCCTGGACACCGCGGACGGCCGCGACCGCTGGCGGATCGCGACCGAGGCCCGGCAGTCCACCGAACCGGTCCTGGTCGCGCACGGCGCGGTCCACCTGGGCAGCGGCAAGGCGCTCTACACCCTGGACGCGGTCACCGGCACCCCGCGCTGGCGCTTCCAGGCGGGTGCCGAGGTGGTCGGCGCCCCGGTCGTCGCGGAGGGGCGGGTGCACTTCGGCTCGGCCGACCACTGCCTGTACACGCTCGACGCGATGGGCGGGCAGCTGCGCTGGAAGCTGGCGACCGGCGGGGAGATCACCGGCTCGCCGGTGGCGGTCGGCGGGGTCGTCTACGCCTGCAGCAAGGACCGTTGCGTCTACGCGCTGGACGCGGCCAAGGGGACCGGGCAGGCGCGCCGGGCCTGA
- a CDS encoding enoyl-CoA hydratase/isomerase family protein: MTVGTRIADGVALVTLDRPERHNAIDLDTAAELAATWRAFRFDDSVRAAVVTGAGGRAFCTGLDRSADVPQPSSPYSLDDPLLSIGPKANDLWKPVIAAVDGMACGGAFYLLGESEFIIASENSTFFDPHTTYGMVSAYESVLMAQRMPLGEIARLSLMGTAERLGAQRAYRIGLVSELTAPGAAAEVALRRAATVAAQPTGAVQGTVRALWAAKEAARTQALAHAPQLIALGNLPPERQAELFAARKRDGAG, translated from the coding sequence GTGACGGTCGGCACCCGGATCGCGGACGGGGTCGCGCTGGTCACCCTCGACCGGCCCGAGCGGCACAACGCGATCGACCTCGACACCGCCGCCGAACTCGCCGCCACCTGGCGGGCGTTCCGCTTCGACGACTCCGTACGGGCCGCGGTCGTCACCGGCGCCGGCGGGCGCGCCTTCTGCACCGGCCTGGACCGCTCCGCCGACGTGCCGCAGCCGTCCTCGCCCTACTCCCTCGACGACCCGCTGCTGTCCATCGGCCCGAAGGCCAACGACCTGTGGAAACCGGTCATCGCCGCGGTGGACGGGATGGCCTGCGGCGGCGCCTTCTACCTGCTGGGCGAGTCCGAGTTCATCATCGCCTCCGAGAACTCCACGTTCTTCGACCCGCACACCACCTACGGGATGGTCAGCGCCTACGAGTCCGTCCTGATGGCCCAGCGGATGCCGCTGGGGGAGATCGCCCGGCTGTCCCTGATGGGCACCGCGGAGCGGCTGGGCGCGCAGCGCGCGTACCGGATCGGGCTGGTCAGCGAACTGACCGCGCCCGGCGCCGCGGCCGAGGTCGCCCTGCGGCGCGCCGCCACGGTCGCCGCCCAGCCGACGGGTGCGGTGCAGGGCACCGTACGCGCCCTGTGGGCGGCGAAGGAGGCGGCCAGGACGCAGGCCCTGGCACACGCGCCCCAGCTGATCGCGCTGGGCAACCTGCCGCCCGAACGGCAGGCGGAGCTGTTCGCGGCCCGCAAACGGGACGGCGCCGGCTGA
- a CDS encoding Zn-ribbon domain-containing OB-fold protein, which translates to MSATEPARAAMTASVRESLSASVPGTTDTAPGDDAGLLLPVPDEDGAPFWDHAARGELRVQSCSDCDELRFPPRPCCPHCQSFASHWRRMSGRGRIWSYVLPHPPLLPAYAALPGYNAIVVELAEAPRIRLVGNLVAAPDAPLNSVDPARLRIGAPVKVVFTALPGGVTVPRWLLERP; encoded by the coding sequence ATGAGTGCCACCGAGCCCGCCCGTGCCGCCATGACCGCCTCCGTTCGCGAGTCCTTGTCCGCAAGCGTGCCAGGCACCACTGACACCGCCCCCGGCGACGACGCCGGCCTGCTGCTCCCCGTCCCCGACGAGGACGGCGCGCCCTTCTGGGATCACGCGGCCCGGGGCGAACTGCGGGTGCAGAGCTGCTCCGACTGCGACGAGCTGCGCTTCCCGCCCCGGCCCTGCTGCCCGCACTGCCAGTCCTTCGCGTCCCACTGGCGCAGGATGAGCGGCCGCGGCCGCATCTGGTCCTACGTCCTGCCGCACCCGCCGCTGCTGCCCGCGTACGCCGCGCTGCCCGGCTACAACGCGATCGTCGTGGAACTGGCCGAGGCCCCCCGCATCCGCCTCGTCGGCAACCTCGTCGCCGCCCCCGACGCGCCCCTCAACTCCGTCGACCCGGCCCGGCTGCGCATCGGCGCCCCGGTGAAGGTCGTCTTCACGGCCCTCCCCGGGGGCGTGACCGTGCCCCGCTGGCTCCTGGAGCGGCCGTGA